The Cinclus cinclus chromosome 18, bCinCin1.1, whole genome shotgun sequence genome has a segment encoding these proteins:
- the DPM1 gene encoding dolichol-phosphate mannosyltransferase subunit 1, producing MAARGPGRVSVLLPTYNERDNLPLVVWLLARTFTDSGIDFEIIIIDDGSPDGTQEVAQQLEKIYGSDKILLRPRARKLGLGTAYIHGMKYATGNFIVIMDADLSHHPKFIPEFIRKQKEGNFDIVSGTRYKGNGGVYGWDLKRKLISRGANFLTQVLLRPGASDLTGSFRLYRKEVLEKLMEKCVSKGYVFQMEMIVRARQLGFTIGEVPISFVDRVYGESKLGGNEIVSFLKGLLTLFATT from the exons ATGGCGGCGCGGGGCCCCGGCCGCGTCTCCGTGCTGCTGCCCACCTACAACGAGCGCGACAACCTGCCCCTCGTCGTGTGGCTGCTGGCGCGCACCTTCACCGACAG TGGCATCGATTTTGAAATTATCATCATAGATGATGGGAGCCCGGATGGGACGCAGGAAGTTGCTCAGcaactggaaaaaatatatgGATCAGATAAAATA CTTCTGAGACCCCGAGCAAGGAAGTTGGGCCTGG GCACTGCTTATATTCATGGGATGAAGTATGCCACTGGGAATTTCATCGTTATTATGGATGCTGACCTCTCCCACCAT cCGAAATTCATCCCAGAGTTTATCAG aaagcagaaagaaggcAATTTTGATATTGTATCTGGAACAAGATATAAAGGAAATGGAGGAGTCTATGGCTGGGATTTGAAAAGAAAGTTAATCAG TCGTGGAGCCAATTTTCTGACTCAGGTCTTGCTGAGACCAGGGGCATCAGATCTAACAGGGAGTTTCAG GTTGTACAGAAAAGAAGTCTTAGAGAAACTGATGGAGAAGTGTGTTTCTAAAGGCTACGTGTTCCAGATGGAGATGATTGTCCGGGCCAGGCAGTTGGGATTCACCATTGGAGAG GTTCCCATCTCGTTCGTGGACCGTGTGTACGGAGAATCCAAACTGGGAGGCAATGAAATTGTTTCCTTCCTAAAGGGGCTCTTGACCTTGTTTGCTACAACCTGA
- the KCNG1 gene encoding LOW QUALITY PROTEIN: potassium voltage-gated channel subfamily G member 1 (The sequence of the model RefSeq protein was modified relative to this genomic sequence to represent the inferred CDS: deleted 1 base in 1 codon), protein MTLMPGENSDYDYSALSCTSDASFNHRFFPESETLKGVFYQRARLIHPQEDLLKGFHPDDRKRHIIINVGGIKYLLPWTTLDEFPLTRFSGNIYLDKVGLVLRILRALRILYVMRLARHSLGLQTLGLTARRCTREFGLLLLFLCVAIALFAPLLYVIENEMADSQEFTSIPACYWWAVITMTTVGYGDMVPRSIPGQVVALSSILSGILLMAFPVTSIFHTFSRSYLELKQEQERIMYRRAQFLLKAKSQMSNESQGSEVLFTTLSSETRDNE, encoded by the exons ATGACTCTTATGCCTGGAGAAAATTCCGACTATGACTATAGTGCCCTGAGCTGTACTTCAGATGCTTCCTTCAACCACAGGTTCTTTCCAGAATCTGAAACCCTCAAGGGAGTGTTTTACCAAAGAGCCAGGCTAATCCACCCTCAGGAGGATCTCCTCAAAGGCTTCCACCCCGACGACCGCAAGCGTCACATAATTATCAACGTGGGGGGCATCAAGTACTTGCTCCCCTGGACCACACTCGATGAGTTCCCCCTGACACGTTT CTCGGGCAACATCTACCTGGACAAGGTGGGGCTGGTGCTGCGGATCCTGCGGGCTCTGCGCATCCTGTACGTGATGCGGCTGGCGCGGCACTCGCTGGGGCTGCAGACGCTGGGGCTGACGGCGCGGCGCTGCACGCGCGAGTtcgggctgctgctgctcttcctgtgCGTGGCCATCGCGCTCTTTGCACCCCTGCTCTACGTCATCGAGAACGAGATGGCCGACTCGCAGGAGTTCACCAGCATCCCCGCCTGCTACTGGTGGGCTGTCATCACCATGACCACCGTGGGCTACGGGGACATGGTGCCCAGGAGCATCCCCGGGCAGGTGGTTGCACTGAGCAGCATCCTGAGCGGAATCCTCCTCATGGCCTTCCCGGTCACCTCCATCTTCCACACCTTCTCACGCTCCTACCTGGAGCTGAAGCAAGAGCAGGAGAGGATCATGTACAGGAGAGCACAGTTCTTGCTGAAAGCC AAGTCTCAGATGAGCAACGAGTCGCAAGGCAGCGAGGTTTTGTTCACCACTCTCTCTTCCGAGACTAGGGACAATGAATGA
- the MOCS3 gene encoding adenylyltransferase and sulfurtransferase MOCS3 isoform X2, translating to MAGAAAARLRAEIRRRERELRGLRERLAAELARGDTEEGALGFPAELPPLPARAALSAAEILRYSRQLVLPELGVRGQLRLARSSVLVVGCGGLGCPLAQYLAAAGVGRLGLVDHDVVETSNLQRQVLHGEARRGRPKARSAAAALRRLNSAVQYVPYRGALRPRSALRLVRQYDIVADCSDNVPTRYLVSDACVLAGKPLVSGSALRLEGQLAVYNYGGGPCYRCLFPEPPPPDAVTNCADGGVLGVVTGIIGCMQALEVLKIASGMGSSFNRYMLMFDALEGRFRNIKLRPKKADCAVCGDNPSVTCLQDYEAFCGSSATDKCRSLRLLPSGDRISVQQYKELLDERVPHVLLDVRPQVEVDICRLQHAVHIPLRKLEEKDEESLQLLQKRICEEKRRCDDQSSLPVYVVCKLGNDSQKAVKILQELPAKDFGSVLAKDIKGGLMAWATKIDSTFPQY from the exons ATGGCGGGCGCGGCGGCAGCGCGGCTGCGGGCCGAGATCCGCCGGCGGGAGCGAGAGCTGCGGGGGCTGCGGGAGCGGCTGGCGGCCGAGCTGGCGCGGGGGGACACG GAGGAAGGAGCCCTCGGCTTCCCCGCGGagctgccgccgctgccggcGCGGGCGGCGCTGAGCGCGGCCGAGATCCTGCGGTACAgccggcagctggtgctgcccGAGCTGGGCGTGCGGGGGCAGCTGCGCCTGGCGCGGAGCTCCGTGCTCGTGGTGGGCTGCGGCGGGCTGGGCTGCCCGCTGGCGCAGTACCTGGCGGCGGCCGGCGTGGGCCGCCTGGGGCTGGTGGATCACGACGTGGTGGAGACGAGCAACCTGCAGCGGCAGGTGCTGCACGGCGAGGCGCGGCGCGGGCGGCCCAAGGCGCGCTCGGCGGCCGCGGCGCTGCGGAGGCTGAACTCGGCCGTGCAGTACGTGCCGTACCGCGGGGCGCTGCGGCCGCGCTCCGCGCTGCGCCTCGTGCGCCAGTACGACATCGTGGCCGACTGCTCCGACAACGTCCCCACCCGCTACCTGGTCAGCGATGCCTGCGTGCTGGCCGGCAAGCCGCTGGTGTCCGGCAGCGCCCTGCGCCTCGAGGGACAGCTCGCGGTGTACAACTACGGCGGCGGACCCTGCTACCGCTGCCTGTTCCCCGAGCCGCCCCCGCCCGACGCCGTCACCAACTGTGCGGACGGCGGCGTGCTGGGCGTCGTCACCGGCATCATCGGCTGCATGCAGGCGCTGGAAGTGCTGAAGATCGCCTCGGGAATGGGCTCCTCCTTCAACCGGTACATGCTGATGTTCGATGCCCTCGAGGGGAGGTTCCGCAACATCAAGCTGCGGCCGAAGAAGGCGGACTGTGCCGTGTGCGGGGATAACCCCAGCGTCACCTGCCTGCAGGATTACGAGGCGTTCTGCGGCTCCTCCGCCACGGACAAGTGCAGGAGCCTGCGGCTGCTGCCCAGCGGGGACAGGATCTCGGTGCAGCAGtacaaggagctgctggatgagcGGGTCCCGCACGTGCTGCTGGACGTGCGGCCGCAGGTGGAGGTGGACATCTGCCGCCTGCAGCACGCTGTGCACATCCCGCTGAGGAAACTGGAAGAGAAGGATGAGGAATCTCTGCAGCTTTTACAGAAAAGAATTTGCGAAGAAAAGCGGAGATGCGATGACCAAAGCTCTCTCCCCGTGTATGTTGTTTGCAAGTTAGGAAATGATTCCCAGAAGGCTGTAAAAATTCTGCAGGAGTTACCTGCCAAAGATTTTGGTTCTGTGTTAGCTAAGGATATTAAAGGGGGGCTCATGGCTTGGGCCACTAAAATTGACTCAACGTTTCCTCAGTACTAG
- the MOCS3 gene encoding adenylyltransferase and sulfurtransferase MOCS3 isoform X1, with translation MAGAAAARLRAEIRRRERELRGLRERLAAELARGDTAEQEEEEEDGEQEQAEGACGLRQHSAAEPARGDAGDAEDEDGARGLRERPAAELARGDSGDADEEDEDGDDDDEEEGALGFPAELPPLPARAALSAAEILRYSRQLVLPELGVRGQLRLARSSVLVVGCGGLGCPLAQYLAAAGVGRLGLVDHDVVETSNLQRQVLHGEARRGRPKARSAAAALRRLNSAVQYVPYRGALRPRSALRLVRQYDIVADCSDNVPTRYLVSDACVLAGKPLVSGSALRLEGQLAVYNYGGGPCYRCLFPEPPPPDAVTNCADGGVLGVVTGIIGCMQALEVLKIASGMGSSFNRYMLMFDALEGRFRNIKLRPKKADCAVCGDNPSVTCLQDYEAFCGSSATDKCRSLRLLPSGDRISVQQYKELLDERVPHVLLDVRPQVEVDICRLQHAVHIPLRKLEEKDEESLQLLQKRICEEKRRCDDQSSLPVYVVCKLGNDSQKAVKILQELPAKDFGSVLAKDIKGGLMAWATKIDSTFPQY, from the coding sequence ATGGCGGGCGCGGCGGCAGCGCGGCTGCGGGCCGAGATCCGCCGGCGGGAGCGAGAGCTGCGGGGGCTGCGGGAGCGGCTGGCGGCCGAGCTGGCGCGGGGGGACACGGccgagcaggaggaggaggaggaggacggagagcaggagcaggcgGAAGGAGCCTGCGGGCTGCGGCAGCACTCGGCGGCCGAGCCGGCGCGGGGGGACGCGGGGGATGCCGAGGATGAGGACGGAGCGCGCGGGCTGCGGGAGCGGCCGGCGGCCGAGCTGGCGCGGGGGGATTCGGGGGATGCCGACGAGGAGGATGAAGACGGGGACGATGACGACGAGGAGGAAGGAGCCCTCGGCTTCCCCGCGGagctgccgccgctgccggcGCGGGCGGCGCTGAGCGCGGCCGAGATCCTGCGGTACAgccggcagctggtgctgcccGAGCTGGGCGTGCGGGGGCAGCTGCGCCTGGCGCGGAGCTCCGTGCTCGTGGTGGGCTGCGGCGGGCTGGGCTGCCCGCTGGCGCAGTACCTGGCGGCGGCCGGCGTGGGCCGCCTGGGGCTGGTGGATCACGACGTGGTGGAGACGAGCAACCTGCAGCGGCAGGTGCTGCACGGCGAGGCGCGGCGCGGGCGGCCCAAGGCGCGCTCGGCGGCCGCGGCGCTGCGGAGGCTGAACTCGGCCGTGCAGTACGTGCCGTACCGCGGGGCGCTGCGGCCGCGCTCCGCGCTGCGCCTCGTGCGCCAGTACGACATCGTGGCCGACTGCTCCGACAACGTCCCCACCCGCTACCTGGTCAGCGATGCCTGCGTGCTGGCCGGCAAGCCGCTGGTGTCCGGCAGCGCCCTGCGCCTCGAGGGACAGCTCGCGGTGTACAACTACGGCGGCGGACCCTGCTACCGCTGCCTGTTCCCCGAGCCGCCCCCGCCCGACGCCGTCACCAACTGTGCGGACGGCGGCGTGCTGGGCGTCGTCACCGGCATCATCGGCTGCATGCAGGCGCTGGAAGTGCTGAAGATCGCCTCGGGAATGGGCTCCTCCTTCAACCGGTACATGCTGATGTTCGATGCCCTCGAGGGGAGGTTCCGCAACATCAAGCTGCGGCCGAAGAAGGCGGACTGTGCCGTGTGCGGGGATAACCCCAGCGTCACCTGCCTGCAGGATTACGAGGCGTTCTGCGGCTCCTCCGCCACGGACAAGTGCAGGAGCCTGCGGCTGCTGCCCAGCGGGGACAGGATCTCGGTGCAGCAGtacaaggagctgctggatgagcGGGTCCCGCACGTGCTGCTGGACGTGCGGCCGCAGGTGGAGGTGGACATCTGCCGCCTGCAGCACGCTGTGCACATCCCGCTGAGGAAACTGGAAGAGAAGGATGAGGAATCTCTGCAGCTTTTACAGAAAAGAATTTGCGAAGAAAAGCGGAGATGCGATGACCAAAGCTCTCTCCCCGTGTATGTTGTTTGCAAGTTAGGAAATGATTCCCAGAAGGCTGTAAAAATTCTGCAGGAGTTACCTGCCAAAGATTTTGGTTCTGTGTTAGCTAAGGATATTAAAGGGGGGCTCATGGCTTGGGCCACTAAAATTGACTCAACGTTTCCTCAGTACTAG